DNA from Amycolatopsis sp. DSM 110486:
TCGGCCGACCGGAACGCGTCCATGAGGGACACGCCGATGTCGCCGAGCTGCAGCAGCCGGTCGTTCGGGATCACGATCAGCGTGTCGCACTCGTTGCGCAGCGACTGGATGCCGTCCTCGGCCTGCTTGCCGCGGCGCTTGCCCTCGAAGGTGAACGGGCGGGTCACCACGCCGATGGTCAGCGCGCCCAGCTTGCGGGCGATCTGCGCGACAACGGGGGCGCCACCGGTGCCGGTGCCACCGCCCTCGCCGGCGGTCACGAACACCATGTCGGCGCCCTTGATGACCTCTTCGATCTCCTCGCGGTGGTCCTCGGCGGCCTTCTGCCCCACTTCGGGGGCGGCGCCGGCACCAAGACCGCGCGTCAGCTCGCGGCCGATGTCGAGCTTGACGTCGGCGTCGGACATGAGCAGTGCTTGCGCGTCGGTGTTCACCGCAATGAACTCGACGCCCTTGAGGCCGACCTCGATCATCCGGTTCACGGCGTTCACGCCGCCGCCGCCGATGCCGACGACCTTGATCACCGCAAGGTAGTTGTGCGGGGGCGTCATCGTGGCCGCCTTCCTGATCGTGATGTGCTCGTGCTGCCCGCCGGGGCCGCAACCCTGACCCTCAACCCGAGAATGAGAGTTATGTCAACCACCGGCGTTAGAGCAGGACGGTAGGCACCAGGCAGGCTCTAATCCAGTAGCCACGCCGTGTGCCGCAAAGGTGTTTTGCCACAACGCGAACGAGTGCGCAAGGCCGGGAACCCGATCACCCCGTGATCCACTCGTCTGCTATGGCACCCGGAAAACACCAGAGCGGCGGCACCGGCGGGAAACCGGTACCGCCACTCCCGGCAGGTCAGCACGAGATCAGGCGGGCATCGACATCACGAGAACCACGTCATCCGAAGGCTTTCCGGTCGGCGAGCCGCCGGCCTGCTCCACGCTGATCGCGAACTGATTCGCGCTGGCCAGCCCGTCGGCCACCACCAGCGAACCCGCGGGTCCGCCCGGCAGCAGCCCGGCCGGGCGCGGCGCGAGGTTCGGGCCCATCAGCCACGCCTGGTAGACGTGCCCCGCGGGATACGGCGGCAGGTCCGATTCCATGAACATCATGCGGTCGAGCTGCTTCGACACGACCACCGTGCCCCCGCCCCCGCCGGGCGCGGTGCCGTGGATCGCCTGCGCGTCCGGCGCGGCCAGGATGTCCGCGACGGGCTGGTAGCGCACGCGCGCCTGGTCCAGCTGCGACTGCGCCGCGTCGAGGCGCCCCTGCGTGGTCACCGCGAGCCCGCCGAACACACCGGCGAGCGCGAGGCCCACGACCGCGGCCGCCGTGGCCAGGATCAGCGGCCAGCGGCGCCGGCCGCGCGAACGCTCCCCGGGCTCCGGCCCGGACAACGGCGGCAGCTGCGGTGT
Protein-coding regions in this window:
- a CDS encoding anti-sigma factor domain-containing protein — its product is MNSPEMHTLTGAYALNALSDTERALFRRHLEQCVACAQEVRELRATAARLGAAMAEEPPASLKQRVLAEMRSTPQLPPLSGPEPGERSRGRRRWPLILATAAAVVGLALAGVFGGLAVTTQGRLDAAQSQLDQARVRYQPVADILAAPDAQAIHGTAPGGGGGTVVVSKQLDRMMFMESDLPPYPAGHVYQAWLMGPNLAPRPAGLLPGGPAGSLVVADGLASANQFAISVEQAGGSPTGKPSDDVVLVMSMPA